The sequence TATAAATGATGGTCTGATCTCGTTTATTTAATTTCGAAATAACATCACGCAGGGGAATATGATCGAATACCCTTTCCGATCGGTCATCTCGTAGCTGATCCATTAGCGTCAAACTATCTCCTTCACTTTCATACAATTGCTCATGAAGAGAAGCCGGATCACGCAAGGCGTCAGATGCCAGAATAATATCGTCAACCGACACCTCTAAAGCTGCCGCAACTTCTGAAATAGATGGCGATTTGCCATGTTTTTTAATATAATCATCCGTTGCATGACGAATTTTAAAGCTTAGTTCACGAATGGATCGGCTGACCTTCACCATGCCATCATCCCTTAGGAAGCGTTGAATTTCACCGACAATCATCGGAACCGCATAGGTCGAGAATTTGACCTCGTAGGAAAGATCGAACTTATCGATGGACTTCATCAAACCAATGCAACCAATTTGGAACAAATCTTCCGGGTCAGCGCCACGCGAGGCAAACCTTTGAACGATGGACCAGACGAGTCTTGTATTGCCCTCGACCATCATCCTTCTCGCTTCCTTATCGCCTTCCTGTGAAACCTTAATGAGCTCCCTCATCTTCTCCTGCGTCAACAAAGCGGGTTGTACTTCAACGGATGCGTCCATAAGTCACCTCATTCTGCTTACTTCCGTAACCGGAGAAAACGTTTTTTCGAACTTGACAACTGTTCCTTTTCCAATAACAGATTCAACAGATAGACTATCCGCAAAGCTTTCCATAATCGTAAATCCCATCCCCGAACGTTCCATGAATGGACGTGTCGTAAACATCGGTTCCATGGCCTGTTCCACGTCAAAAATCCCCATCCCTTCATCACGTACGGTCATCGTTACTTTGTTGTCTTGAATGATGGCATGAAGCGTGACAAGGCTTGTCCCATCCTGTTCATAGCCATGAATAATTGCATTCGTCACAGCTTCTGAAACAATTGTTTTAAATTCTGAGATTTCCTCGATTGTTGGATCAAGAGGTGTGATGAAACAAGTCATCGCCATCCTTGCCAGTGCTTCATTTTCTTCAATTGCGACGAATGATAACGTCATTTCATTGTTCATGTAAAACCCCTCCGATTTCCCCGATCGCTTTGTCGATCGTACAATGTCTTATATTCGATCCAAGACCAGAAAAGTTAAATATCTTTTCCATTGTCGAGGTAGGATTCAAGATGAGCGTCTCCCCATTTGAAGGAACTAAATCACGCATCCTTCCGAGTATGAGCCCGATTCCTGCGCTATCCATAAAGCCAAGCCCTTCTAAATTCCAAATGATTGCCCGAACTTGTCCCGTAAAAATAGATGTGGAGATGTTCGTTCTGATTTGATTCGCCTTATGATTATCCAATTCCCCGCGTAGTGTCACTATTAAGATGCCATTGTCTAGTATTTCGATGTCAGCCATGCTGAACCCCCTCCTTACTGCGGATTATTCCACATTGGAGAGAGGGAAACCTCTTAGCTGACAAAACTAGTCATAGATAGTGAAAGGTTCTTACTTTTCGACAATGCCCTTAACTACGGAAAGTATGTACAAGTTAAACGTGATTTACACATGCATATGAAATAAAGAATGCCATTGAATACGCGCTCCGGCGCTGGGGGGAGGAAGGATTGAACTACATCCTTCCCTGATGCCTCCCGCCACAAGCCGAGCAGCTTCGCCGCTAGTCTTATGGCTTCGGCTACCCCCGTTAAGGCGCCTTCGCTGGTGATTATAGGGGAAGTGGGTAATTTCATTTATACTGGGAAGACAGATAAAATATTTAAAGGAGTCCATACAAAAAAAGGTGATATTTCGTTCAAAATCGAACGAAATATCACCTTTTTTATTCATTACGCTCTACTCATTGAAGGTT comes from Sporosarcina sp. FSL K6-3457 and encodes:
- a CDS encoding SigF/SigG family RNA polymerase sporulation sigma factor; the encoded protein is MDASVEVQPALLTQEKMRELIKVSQEGDKEARRMMVEGNTRLVWSIVQRFASRGADPEDLFQIGCIGLMKSIDKFDLSYEVKFSTYAVPMIVGEIQRFLRDDGMVKVSRSIRELSFKIRHATDDYIKKHGKSPSISEVAAALEVSVDDIILASDALRDPASLHEQLYESEGDSLTLMDQLRDDRSERVFDHIPLRDVISKLNKRDQTIIYMRYYLDCTQSDIAERIGISQVQVSRLEKKILAQLKSWMGVNAEA
- a CDS encoding anti-sigma factor antagonist (This anti-anti-sigma factor, or anti-sigma factor antagonist, belongs to a family that includes characterized members SpoIIAA, RsbV, RsfA, and RsfB.) → MADIEILDNGILIVTLRGELDNHKANQIRTNISTSIFTGQVRAIIWNLEGLGFMDSAGIGLILGRMRDLVPSNGETLILNPTSTMEKIFNFSGLGSNIRHCTIDKAIGEIGGVLHEQ
- the spoIIAB gene encoding anti-sigma F factor → MNNEMTLSFVAIEENEALARMAMTCFITPLDPTIEEISEFKTIVSEAVTNAIIHGYEQDGTSLVTLHAIIQDNKVTMTVRDEGMGIFDVEQAMEPMFTTRPFMERSGMGFTIMESFADSLSVESVIGKGTVVKFEKTFSPVTEVSRMR